A single region of the Legionella oakridgensis ATCC 33761 = DSM 21215 genome encodes:
- the fusA gene encoding elongation factor G has protein sequence MSTTPLELYRNIGIAAHVDAGKTTTTERVLYYTGRSHKIGEVHEGAATMDWMVQEQERGITITSAATTCYWSGMEKQYKPHRINIIDTPGHVDFMIEVERSLRVLDGAIVVFDSVSGVEPQSETVWRQSDRYGVPRIVFVNKMDRMGANFMRVVKQIKERLGSNPVVVQLPIGAEEEFKGVIDLIKMKAIYWDEESRGMKFEYQDIPDNLRGQCEELRNQIIEAAAEDSEELMEKYLEGEALTESEIKSALRRRTINNEIVPVFCGSAFKNKGVQAVLDGVVDYLPSPLDVPPVRGINEAGEEAFRKTSYDEPFSALAFKIATDPFVGTLTYFRVYSGVLKSGDTVYNPVKDKKERIGRLLQMHANAREEIKEVHAGDIAAAVGLKTVTTGDTLCDVNSLITLEKMDFPEPVIAVAVEPKTKADQEKLSIALGKLAQEDPSFRVHTDEESGQTIIQGMGELHLEIIVDRLRREFLVEANVGKPQVAYRETLKRTVEQEGKFVRQSGGRGQYGHVWLKIEPKPRGEGYEFVNAIVGGVIPKEYIPAVDKGVQEQLQNGVIAGYPVVDVKVTLFDGSFHEVDSSEMAFKIAGSQCFKQGAQKASPVLLEPIMSVEVVTPEDYMGDVMGDLSRRRGMVQGMDESPAGRIIRAEVPLAEMFGYSTDLRSATQGRATYTMEFAKYAEAPANIADAIIKKQ, from the coding sequence GTGTCAACTACACCATTAGAATTATATAGGAACATTGGTATTGCTGCACACGTTGATGCAGGAAAAACAACCACAACGGAGCGTGTGTTGTATTATACTGGTCGTTCCCATAAAATCGGTGAGGTTCATGAAGGCGCTGCAACCATGGATTGGATGGTGCAAGAGCAAGAGCGCGGAATTACTATTACCTCTGCTGCGACGACCTGCTACTGGTCAGGAATGGAAAAACAGTACAAGCCACATCGCATTAACATCATTGATACCCCAGGGCACGTCGATTTTATGATTGAAGTTGAACGTTCTCTTCGTGTGTTGGATGGGGCTATTGTTGTGTTTGATTCCGTATCAGGTGTTGAGCCACAGTCCGAAACGGTGTGGCGGCAATCTGACCGGTATGGCGTTCCGCGAATTGTTTTTGTAAACAAAATGGATCGCATGGGCGCTAATTTTATGCGTGTAGTAAAGCAAATTAAAGAGCGTCTTGGCTCCAATCCTGTGGTTGTTCAATTACCAATTGGAGCAGAAGAAGAGTTTAAAGGCGTTATTGATCTCATAAAAATGAAAGCAATTTATTGGGATGAAGAAAGCCGAGGAATGAAGTTTGAATACCAAGATATTCCAGATAATCTGCGTGGGCAGTGCGAAGAATTGCGCAATCAAATTATTGAAGCCGCTGCGGAAGACTCAGAAGAATTAATGGAAAAATATCTGGAAGGTGAGGCATTAACGGAAAGTGAAATTAAATCCGCTTTGCGTCGACGTACAATTAACAATGAAATTGTGCCTGTGTTTTGTGGTTCTGCGTTTAAAAACAAGGGCGTGCAAGCCGTCCTTGACGGAGTGGTTGATTATTTGCCATCTCCATTGGATGTTCCTCCAGTAAGAGGCATCAATGAAGCAGGCGAAGAGGCTTTTCGAAAAACATCATATGATGAGCCGTTTTCAGCACTTGCTTTTAAAATTGCCACCGACCCATTTGTTGGCACGTTGACTTATTTTCGGGTGTATTCAGGGGTATTAAAATCTGGTGATACCGTCTACAACCCGGTAAAAGATAAAAAAGAGCGAATTGGCCGATTGTTGCAGATGCATGCAAACGCAAGAGAAGAAATTAAAGAAGTGCACGCCGGTGATATTGCTGCGGCGGTTGGCTTGAAAACGGTGACTACTGGAGACACTCTCTGCGATGTCAATTCGCTAATTACATTAGAAAAAATGGATTTTCCTGAGCCGGTAATAGCGGTTGCTGTTGAGCCAAAGACCAAGGCTGATCAAGAAAAATTATCGATTGCTTTAGGTAAGTTGGCGCAAGAAGATCCATCATTTAGAGTTCATACGGACGAGGAAAGTGGACAGACTATTATTCAAGGAATGGGTGAGCTACATCTTGAAATTATTGTTGACCGTTTGCGTCGTGAGTTTTTAGTTGAAGCCAATGTTGGCAAACCACAAGTTGCTTATCGTGAAACGTTGAAACGTACTGTTGAGCAAGAAGGCAAGTTTGTACGTCAATCTGGTGGTCGGGGTCAATATGGTCATGTCTGGCTTAAGATTGAGCCTAAACCAAGAGGTGAAGGCTACGAGTTCGTTAATGCTATCGTCGGCGGGGTTATACCTAAAGAATATATTCCTGCTGTTGATAAAGGTGTGCAAGAACAATTGCAGAATGGCGTTATTGCTGGCTATCCAGTCGTTGATGTTAAGGTTACTTTGTTTGATGGATCTTTCCATGAGGTAGATTCAAGTGAGATGGCGTTTAAGATAGCAGGCTCACAATGTTTCAAACAAGGTGCGCAAAAGGCCAGTCCTGTTTTACTTGAACCAATTATGAGTGTCGAAGTAGTTACTCCTGAAGATTACATGGGTGATGTCATGGGTGATTTGAGTCGACGTAGAGGTATGGTTCAAGGTATGGATGAATCTCCTGCCGGTCGTATTATTCGTGCGGAAGTGCCCCTTGCAGAAATGTTTGGGTATTCAACGGACTTACGATCTGCAACCCAGGGACGTGCAACCTATACGATGGAGTTTGCAAAATATGCCGAAGCCCCGGCAAATATAGCTGATGCAATTATCAAGAAACAATAA
- the rpsG gene encoding 30S ribosomal protein S7, whose product MPRRREVPKREILPDPKHHSELLAKFINVLMISGKKSIAEKITYGALAIMEERLKKSRKSDDESGDEGGHSSAGGSSPILRIFEQALDNVRPTVEVRSRRVGGATYQVPVEVRLERSIALGMRWIVQAARSRGEKGMMMRLAGELVDAYETKGSAVKKREETHRMAKANQAFAHFRWN is encoded by the coding sequence ATGCCAAGAAGAAGAGAAGTCCCAAAACGAGAAATTTTGCCTGATCCGAAACATCATAGCGAGTTATTGGCAAAATTCATCAATGTTTTAATGATTAGTGGAAAAAAATCCATTGCTGAAAAAATCACTTATGGAGCGCTTGCAATCATGGAAGAGCGCTTGAAGAAGTCAAGAAAATCTGACGATGAAAGCGGTGATGAAGGTGGCCATTCCTCTGCGGGCGGCTCAAGCCCTATTTTGCGGATTTTTGAACAAGCACTTGATAATGTAAGGCCAACCGTTGAAGTGCGTTCCAGGCGTGTTGGCGGAGCTACCTACCAAGTACCAGTTGAAGTCCGTTTAGAGCGCAGTATCGCGCTGGGCATGCGTTGGATTGTACAAGCCGCTCGTTCACGTGGTGAAAAGGGTATGATGATGAGACTGGCTGGCGAACTTGTTGATGCTTATGAAACCAAAGGTTCGGCAGTGAAAAAACGCGAAGAGACTCATCGAATGGCAAAAGCAAACCAAGCGTTCGCCCATTTCAGATGGAATTAA
- the rpsJ gene encoding 30S ribosomal protein S10, with protein MSNSQNIKIRLKSFDHRMIDASTREIVDTAKRTGAQIRGPIPLPMKKEKFTVLTSPHVNKDARDQYELRTHKRLVVIVNPTEKTVDALMKLDLAAGVDVQISLDD; from the coding sequence ATGAGCAATAGTCAAAATATTAAAATCCGTCTCAAATCATTCGACCATCGTATGATAGATGCTTCAACACGAGAAATTGTAGATACGGCTAAACGTACTGGCGCACAAATTCGTGGGCCAATACCATTGCCAATGAAAAAAGAGAAGTTTACTGTGCTGACCTCGCCTCATGTTAATAAAGATGCACGTGATCAATATGAATTGCGTACGCATAAGCGGCTGGTTGTTATTGTAAATCCTACCGAAAAGACAGTTGATGCATTAATGAAACTGGATCTGGCAGCCGGCGTGGATGTTCAGATTAGCCTGGATGACTAG
- the tuf gene encoding elongation factor Tu — protein MAKEKFERKKPHVNVGTIGHVDHGKTTLTAAITTIMAKKYGGTAKAYDQIDAAPEERERGITISTAHVEYESAARHYAHVDCPGHADYVKNMITGAAQMDGAILVVSAADGPMPQTREHILLSRQVGVPYIVVFLNKADMVDDPELLELVEMEVRDLLSSYEFPGDDIPIVVGSALKALEGDTSDIGMAAIEKLVETMDSYIPEPVRNIDKSFLLPIEDVFSISGRGTVVTGRVESGIIKVGEEVEIVGIRDTVKTTCTGVEMFRKLLDEGRAGDNVGVLLRGTKRDEVERGQVLAKPGSIKPHTKFEAEVYVLSKDEGGRHTPFFNGYRPQFYFRTTDVTGTCELPEGTEMVMPGDNVQMLVSLHAPIAMDEGLRFAIREGGRTVGAGVVAKIIE, from the coding sequence ATGGCGAAGGAAAAATTTGAGCGAAAGAAGCCACACGTGAATGTGGGGACGATTGGTCACGTTGACCATGGTAAGACGACCCTGACGGCGGCGATTACGACGATTATGGCGAAGAAATATGGCGGTACAGCGAAAGCCTATGATCAAATTGATGCGGCGCCAGAAGAAAGAGAACGTGGGATTACGATTTCCACGGCGCATGTGGAGTACGAATCAGCTGCTCGCCATTATGCACACGTAGACTGTCCTGGACATGCGGATTATGTGAAGAACATGATTACTGGTGCGGCACAAATGGATGGAGCGATATTAGTTGTATCTGCAGCGGATGGTCCGATGCCACAAACCCGCGAGCATATTTTGTTGTCACGACAAGTTGGTGTTCCTTATATTGTTGTGTTTTTAAACAAGGCTGACATGGTTGATGATCCTGAATTGTTAGAACTTGTTGAGATGGAAGTACGTGACTTGTTGAGCTCCTATGAGTTTCCTGGCGATGACATTCCGATTGTTGTTGGTTCGGCTTTGAAAGCGCTGGAAGGCGATACGAGTGACATTGGTATGGCAGCGATTGAGAAGCTGGTTGAGACGATGGATTCATATATTCCTGAGCCAGTTCGTAATATTGACAAGAGCTTCTTGTTGCCGATTGAAGATGTGTTCTCAATTTCTGGACGCGGTACGGTTGTTACTGGGCGCGTTGAAAGCGGAATTATTAAAGTTGGTGAAGAAGTTGAGATTGTTGGAATTCGTGATACGGTGAAGACGACGTGCACGGGTGTTGAGATGTTCCGTAAGTTGCTTGACGAAGGCCGCGCTGGTGATAACGTTGGAGTGCTGTTACGTGGCACGAAGCGTGATGAAGTTGAGCGTGGGCAAGTATTAGCTAAGCCGGGCAGCATCAAGCCACACACGAAGTTTGAAGCAGAAGTGTATGTTTTATCTAAAGATGAAGGTGGACGTCATACTCCATTCTTTAATGGCTATCGTCCACAGTTTTATTTTAGAACGACGGACGTAACGGGAACTTGCGAGCTTCCGGAAGGTACGGAGATGGTCATGCCTGGTGATAATGTTCAAATGCTTGTCAGCTTACATGCACCTATTGCGATGGATGAAGGGTTGCGTTTTGCGATTCGCGAAGGCGGTCGTACTGTAGGCGCAGGTGTTGTCGCCAAAATTATTGAGTAA
- the rpsL gene encoding 30S ribosomal protein S12 yields the protein MATINQLVRKPRVNAKRKSNVPALESCPQRRGVCTRVYTTTPKKPNSAMRKVARVRLTNGYEVTSYIGGEGHNLQEHSVVLIRGGRVKDLPGVRYHTIRGSLDTSGVNDRKQGRSKYGTKKPKDKK from the coding sequence ATGGCTACTATTAATCAGTTGGTAAGAAAGCCTCGAGTGAACGCTAAAAGAAAAAGTAACGTTCCAGCATTGGAGTCTTGCCCGCAACGTAGAGGGGTCTGTACCCGTGTTTATACGACAACACCTAAGAAGCCTAATTCAGCTATGCGTAAGGTTGCGCGGGTGCGATTAACAAATGGATATGAAGTAACTTCTTATATTGGCGGTGAAGGCCATAATTTGCAAGAACACTCGGTTGTTCTTATTCGTGGCGGCCGTGTTAAGGACTTGCCTGGTGTTCGATATCATACCATACGGGGTAGCTTGGATACGTCAGGGGTGAATGATCGGAAGCAAGGGCGTTCTAAGTATGGAACCAAGAAACCCAAAGATAAGAAATAA